One Arthrobacter sp. StoSoilB19 DNA window includes the following coding sequences:
- a CDS encoding MFS transporter, translating into MTESIAPPTSSKVEARNTRDLAKVAVSGWLGTAMEFMDFQLYSLAAAIVFNKIFFPDVSPVIGLIAAMATYGVGYVARLFGAVYFGRMGDRIGRKKVLYITIALMGASTTLIGVLPTYAMVGIWAPILLVALRLIQGFGAGAEIAGATVMLAEFASARRRGIISSLVCLGTNSGTLGASALWAILVSSLSQEDLLSWGWRVPFLASFVIMLFAVWIRRSIKESPVFEQRADVVDGVALTKDKIKSAAAKAPELAGTSTIEAALHQKKGKAFLIALGLRFGQAGNSGLVQTFLVGYLATVLMTDKSVGTNAIMYGSILGFVTIPLIGLLGDRFGRRPLYLVLSALTALYAIPMMLMITSGNSALITIAMVIGLNLGVLSLFAMESVTMAEFFGARTRFTQLALAKEIGGILATAIGPLLAATLTAVTGHWWPLAAMVIGYSLITLVSAAVGPEVRGRDMVRLEDAV; encoded by the coding sequence ATGACCGAAAGCATTGCACCGCCTACCAGCAGCAAGGTTGAAGCCCGGAACACCCGCGACCTCGCAAAGGTGGCCGTCTCCGGCTGGCTTGGCACGGCCATGGAATTCATGGACTTCCAGCTGTACTCCCTGGCAGCCGCCATCGTCTTCAACAAGATCTTCTTCCCGGACGTCAGCCCCGTCATCGGCCTGATCGCCGCGATGGCCACCTACGGCGTGGGGTACGTTGCCCGCCTCTTCGGTGCCGTCTACTTCGGCCGCATGGGCGACCGCATCGGCCGCAAGAAGGTCCTGTACATCACCATCGCCCTGATGGGTGCCTCCACCACCCTGATCGGCGTACTTCCCACCTACGCCATGGTGGGCATCTGGGCACCCATCCTCCTGGTGGCCCTGCGCCTCATCCAGGGTTTCGGGGCCGGCGCGGAAATCGCGGGTGCCACGGTGATGCTGGCGGAGTTCGCTTCGGCTCGCCGACGCGGCATCATCTCTTCCCTGGTCTGCCTGGGCACCAACTCCGGAACCCTGGGCGCCTCGGCATTGTGGGCCATCCTGGTCAGTTCCCTTTCGCAGGAGGACCTGCTGAGCTGGGGCTGGCGCGTCCCGTTCCTTGCCAGCTTCGTGATCATGCTGTTCGCCGTCTGGATCCGCCGCTCCATCAAGGAAAGCCCGGTCTTCGAACAGCGTGCCGACGTGGTTGACGGCGTGGCACTCACCAAGGACAAGATCAAGAGCGCAGCCGCAAAGGCCCCCGAACTCGCGGGAACCAGCACCATCGAAGCTGCCCTGCACCAGAAGAAGGGCAAGGCGTTCCTGATCGCACTGGGCCTGCGCTTTGGCCAGGCCGGCAACTCCGGACTGGTGCAGACCTTCCTGGTGGGCTACCTGGCCACCGTCCTGATGACGGACAAGAGCGTGGGCACCAACGCGATCATGTACGGCTCGATCCTCGGCTTCGTCACCATCCCCTTGATTGGCCTCCTTGGTGACCGCTTCGGCCGCCGCCCCCTGTACCTGGTGCTCAGCGCCCTCACTGCCCTCTACGCCATCCCGATGATGCTCATGATCACCAGCGGCAATTCGGCGCTTATCACCATCGCCATGGTCATCGGCCTGAACCTGGGCGTGCTGAGCCTCTTCGCCATGGAAAGCGTCACCATGGCCGAGTTCTTCGGTGCCCGCACCCGCTTCACGCAACTGGCGCTCGCCAAGGAGATCGGCGGCATCCTGGCCACAGCCATCGGCCCGCTGCTGGCGGCAACGCTTACCGCAGTCACCGGACACTGGTGGCCGCTCGCCGCCATGGTCATCGGCTACTCGCTGATCACCCTGGTCTCCGCAGCTGTTGGCCCCGAGGTCCGCGGCCGGGACATGGTCCGCCTGGAGGACGCAGTATGA
- a CDS encoding adenosine deaminase: MPETETDPAEPAAPAKPLPVAELHLHIEGTLQPELIFALAERNGIALPYSGLDELREKYEFTDLQSFLDLYYANMAVLRTEQDFADMTRAYLERAAAAGVRHAEIMMDPQAHLSRGIPLEACVRGVASVLATSEEEYGISTILIAAFLRDLPEDSALEVLGRLLAMNAPIGAIGLDSAEVGNPPSKFERLYAKAREAGLRLTAHAGEEGPASYIIEALDLLGVERIDHGIRCMDDPDLVERLVDERIPLTVCPLSNVRLRAVDTLADHPLPAMLAAGLNVSVNSDDPAYFGGYVDDNFAQLTSVFELSDFDRARLAANSIHSSFASEERKAELLAELNGREVSD; the protein is encoded by the coding sequence ATGCCCGAAACCGAAACGGACCCTGCGGAACCCGCAGCCCCTGCCAAGCCCCTCCCGGTGGCAGAACTGCACCTGCACATCGAGGGCACGCTGCAGCCCGAGCTCATCTTTGCCTTGGCCGAGCGCAACGGTATTGCGCTGCCGTATTCCGGTCTGGACGAACTCCGCGAGAAGTATGAGTTCACGGATCTGCAGTCCTTCCTTGACCTCTACTACGCCAACATGGCGGTGCTGCGAACCGAGCAGGACTTTGCGGACATGACCCGGGCCTACCTGGAGCGGGCTGCTGCCGCCGGGGTCCGGCACGCGGAAATCATGATGGACCCGCAGGCGCACCTCTCCCGCGGCATTCCCCTTGAGGCGTGCGTCAGGGGTGTGGCATCGGTGCTGGCGACCTCGGAGGAGGAATACGGTATCTCCACCATCCTGATCGCGGCATTCCTCCGGGACCTGCCGGAGGACTCCGCGCTGGAAGTCCTCGGCCGGCTGCTGGCCATGAATGCGCCCATCGGTGCCATCGGCCTGGATTCGGCCGAAGTGGGAAACCCGCCGTCCAAGTTTGAGCGGCTGTACGCGAAGGCGCGTGAAGCAGGCCTGCGGTTGACGGCGCACGCGGGGGAGGAGGGCCCGGCGTCGTACATCATCGAAGCCCTGGACCTCCTGGGCGTGGAGCGGATCGACCACGGCATCCGCTGCATGGATGACCCCGACCTGGTGGAGCGCCTGGTGGACGAACGCATTCCCCTGACGGTCTGTCCCCTGTCCAACGTCCGGCTCCGTGCCGTGGACACCCTGGCCGACCATCCGTTGCCCGCGATGCTGGCCGCCGGACTCAACGTCTCGGTCAACTCAGACGATCCCGCCTACTTCGGCGGCTACGTGGATGACAACTTTGCGCAGCTGACTTCGGTGTTTGAACTCTCTGATTTCGACAGGGCACGCCTTGCAGCGAACTCCATCCATTCCTCGTTCGCGTCAGAGGAGCGGAAAGCGGAGCTGCTGGCGGAATTGAACGGCAGGGAAGTGTCCGACTGA
- a CDS encoding GntR family transcriptional regulator, which yields MATDKRGASPRLSVRDQTLETLRSRIISLQLPPGEPLSENELAQELGVSRTPVRESLILLREEGLVQVFPQIGSFVSLVDLARVSEAQFIREAIECASLRDLAVDAEGIGVLRGILKAQSDADASGDVEEFFRLDEDFHRELLRLAGHESAWSAVNSAKAHLDRARRMSLLDTRPVSTLIEQHTAVVDALEANDLSNADSRLRLHLRAVFEDVQRIQESTPELFSDAAARRPSRRSVARLT from the coding sequence ATGGCAACGGACAAAAGAGGTGCTTCCCCCCGGCTTTCGGTGCGCGACCAAACCCTCGAGACGCTCCGCAGCAGGATCATCTCGCTGCAACTCCCGCCGGGCGAGCCCCTATCCGAGAACGAGCTGGCGCAGGAGCTGGGCGTCAGCCGCACGCCGGTACGCGAGAGCCTCATCCTGCTCCGCGAGGAAGGACTGGTGCAGGTCTTTCCCCAGATCGGCTCGTTCGTCTCGCTGGTGGACCTGGCGCGGGTCTCCGAAGCGCAGTTCATCCGCGAAGCCATCGAGTGCGCGTCGCTCCGGGATCTCGCCGTGGACGCGGAAGGCATCGGCGTCCTGCGGGGTATTCTCAAGGCGCAGTCGGATGCTGACGCCAGCGGCGACGTGGAGGAATTCTTCCGGCTGGACGAGGATTTCCACCGGGAACTCCTGCGCCTGGCCGGACACGAATCCGCCTGGAGTGCGGTCAACTCCGCCAAGGCACACCTGGACCGGGCGCGCCGGATGAGCCTGCTGGACACCCGGCCCGTTTCCACCTTGATCGAGCAGCACACGGCCGTGGTGGACGCACTGGAAGCCAACGACCTCTCCAACGCGGACAGCCGCCTGCGCCTTCACCTTCGCGCCGTCTTCGAGGACGTCCAGCGCATCCAGGAATCCACCCCGGAGCTGTTCTCCGACGCGGCTGCCCGGCGTCCTTCACGGCGGAGCGTTGCCCGCCTGACTTAA
- a CDS encoding SDR family oxidoreductase — translation MTILLAGCGDLGTEAGLRFAASGHRVVGWRRSPAKLPAAIEGAAADLGSPKLPPVPADTTAVVIAVAADSPSEEAYRTAYVRGVAHVLDALERDGVHPDRVLFVSSTAVYGDAGGGWVDESTAPDPGGFSGRVLVEAEDLLHNRLAGTGTTGIALRLGGIYGPDRTRLIDQVKTGSAVVPEDVRYTNRIHRDDAAAAIVHLATMEAAPAPAYIGVDDEPAELGSVLRFLAAELGLPEPRVGDAGPARGGNKRCRNHLLRSTGFTFTFPTFREGYRDVIAGNGIRHP, via the coding sequence GTGACGATTCTTTTGGCAGGGTGCGGCGACCTGGGTACCGAAGCGGGGCTCAGGTTCGCTGCGTCGGGGCACAGGGTTGTGGGCTGGCGCCGGTCCCCTGCGAAGCTTCCGGCAGCCATTGAAGGTGCTGCGGCGGACCTGGGCTCGCCCAAACTGCCGCCAGTCCCTGCGGACACCACCGCCGTCGTCATTGCCGTCGCTGCCGATTCCCCCTCGGAAGAGGCATACCGGACGGCGTATGTACGTGGTGTGGCACATGTCCTGGATGCGCTCGAACGTGACGGCGTGCACCCGGACCGGGTGTTATTTGTTTCCTCCACGGCCGTCTACGGCGATGCGGGTGGCGGCTGGGTGGACGAATCCACGGCGCCGGATCCGGGCGGCTTCTCCGGACGGGTGCTGGTGGAAGCCGAGGATCTCCTGCACAACAGGCTTGCGGGAACCGGGACCACCGGTATTGCGCTCAGGCTGGGAGGCATCTACGGGCCGGACCGGACGCGGCTGATTGACCAGGTGAAGACAGGCTCGGCCGTGGTTCCCGAGGACGTGCGCTACACCAACCGGATCCACCGTGACGATGCAGCGGCCGCCATTGTGCACCTTGCCACCATGGAGGCTGCGCCCGCGCCGGCATATATCGGCGTGGATGATGAGCCGGCCGAGCTGGGTTCCGTGTTGCGGTTCCTTGCAGCCGAACTTGGGCTTCCAGAACCCCGGGTGGGTGACGCCGGTCCCGCTCGTGGAGGCAACAAGCGTTGCCGTAACCACCTGCTCCGAAGCACCGGGTTCACCTTCACGTTTCCCACGTTCCGGGAAGGGTACAGGGACGTCATAGCAGGGAACGGCATCCGCCATCCGT
- a CDS encoding glycosidase — MAKSTAENTYLRLKTVLDVLTEGVWSGDALNAGQVLAEATARVPFNEHEAELLSGGIPRGHKTLTSATAKLVKAGWLIKGRSGWTITEDGMRATVAFPDADSFAAALDAGTPVPADTPVPTAPEGFVRPVSAAAATLEVPAKEEAPKKTARKAPAKKAASAVGKAAKAIEDAVEPVVKAVRKGKASAKDKAAAAPAAETSAATEPFEGPDVETLPQPEAVALAGDFNTILGAPENWAPQYDEAQMEFDFLDQLWKKSAELPAGFYTFKIALNRSWTENYGAFGTFDGPNHELHHAGGKVTIRYNHATRDITIN, encoded by the coding sequence ATGGCCAAGTCCACCGCAGAAAACACCTACCTTCGACTCAAGACCGTGCTCGATGTCCTGACCGAAGGCGTGTGGTCCGGCGATGCACTGAATGCAGGCCAGGTCCTGGCGGAAGCAACTGCCCGCGTGCCGTTCAACGAGCATGAGGCAGAACTTCTCAGCGGCGGAATCCCGCGCGGCCACAAGACCCTCACCTCCGCCACCGCCAAGCTGGTCAAGGCCGGCTGGCTGATCAAGGGCCGCTCGGGCTGGACCATCACCGAGGACGGCATGCGCGCTACCGTCGCCTTCCCCGACGCTGATTCCTTCGCCGCAGCGCTCGACGCCGGCACTCCCGTCCCTGCCGATACTCCCGTTCCCACGGCTCCCGAAGGCTTTGTCCGCCCGGTCTCCGCCGCCGCGGCGACGCTGGAGGTTCCGGCCAAGGAGGAGGCTCCGAAGAAGACCGCCAGGAAGGCTCCCGCGAAGAAGGCCGCCTCGGCGGTGGGCAAGGCAGCCAAGGCGATCGAAGACGCCGTCGAACCCGTAGTGAAGGCAGTACGCAAGGGCAAGGCTTCGGCCAAGGACAAGGCAGCAGCAGCCCCCGCTGCCGAGACCTCCGCCGCCACCGAGCCGTTCGAGGGCCCGGACGTTGAAACCCTTCCGCAGCCCGAAGCTGTGGCCTTGGCTGGTGACTTCAACACCATCCTGGGTGCCCCGGAGAACTGGGCACCGCAGTACGACGAAGCGCAGATGGAATTCGATTTCCTGGACCAGCTGTGGAAGAAGAGCGCCGAGCTTCCCGCCGGGTTCTACACCTTCAAGATCGCCCTCAACCGATCCTGGACTGAGAACTACGGTGCCTTCGGCACGTTCGACGGTCCCAACCACGAGTTGCACCACGCCGGCGGCAAGGTGACCATCCGCTACAACCACGCCACCCGCGACATCACCATCAACTAA
- a CDS encoding acylphosphatase has protein sequence MGRHAGPAQENPAQANIRLDARVSGMVQAVGFRFRTMGQAEDLGLSGEVKNLDDGSVSVVAEGPEPKVRQLLEWLKSGRTPGRVDNVEASMSEASGQFRGFRAH, from the coding sequence ATGGGTAGGCACGCAGGGCCCGCGCAGGAAAACCCGGCGCAGGCCAATATCCGGCTGGACGCGCGCGTGTCCGGCATGGTGCAGGCTGTGGGCTTCCGCTTCCGGACCATGGGCCAGGCTGAGGACCTTGGACTTTCCGGCGAAGTGAAGAACCTCGACGACGGTTCGGTTTCCGTGGTGGCCGAGGGGCCCGAGCCGAAGGTGCGCCAGCTCCTGGAGTGGCTCAAATCCGGCCGCACGCCGGGCCGGGTGGACAACGTGGAGGCATCGATGTCCGAAGCCTCCGGTCAATTCCGGGGCTTCCGGGCGCACTGA
- a CDS encoding TM0106 family RecB-like putative nuclease, translating into MFLLDAAGHHAGSAAPPDLVFSASDLVAASECEYRTLRILDEKLGRTPKAEFPVDEMQKRAGELGDRHEQTVLASLVAKYGQWDAGRGSGVYSLDRGQNLRGELQAKHAETELALRSGADVVFQATFFDGEFLGYADFLVNEAAGTGNPGRYEVWDTKLARHAKVGALLQLAAYGDQLLGMGLDPSPAVTLVLGTRVGDDWLRSSHSLPDLLPVFRERRRRFRQLTATHRAADGPVQWQQPGVVHCGRCDYCAEQVKLHRDLLMVAGMSVVQRRKLHAAKITSIDELAAMPAGEARNSVARLRAQARMQLGLDQPAGSRTFTKDGQPHTVSYTVLPDNTIGSLPAPSAGDIFFDFEGDPLWQDPATGAWGIEYLFGVIEAPVPGAEGDPVFRPFWAHSRSGERRAFLDFLDYVEKRRARYPDMHVYHYAPYEKTALRNLSLAHQAGEDTVDDWLRQGLLVDLYATVRHSLRISEASYSIKKLEPLYMGDNLRSGEVKDAGASVVAYAAYCAARDEGRQDEADTILASISDYNRYDCLSTLRLRDWLLRIASVARADAQASGDAPAAAALTVAPPTDPAVDGRQDAQDETAEERRLREYLAGLPDNRPWTDDERAIAMVAAATGYHRRERKQFWWQHFDRVEAPLENWSDQRNVFVVSSAEVVSDWALAKPRERMQTRVLKLRGTMTEGSDFRADSNWCRLYDAPGPDGMTAPDAAPGTRAYSFGTRISELEPAPDSPEHFVTIAERETGKVRAYPHLPVALTEDQPLATASIEAAIADIASAVGASVPSLPAQPGLDILRKLPPRFHSLPGPADVRHGDDGSADYAPAITESLRDLDHSYLAVQGPPGTGKTYVGAHVIGRLVAEGWKVGVVAQSHNVVENLLCRAIETGGVDPQVVGKKLAAPHPVPWNLTSEGDVSRLLASPGGCLVGGTAWTMTGKEVPAGSLDLLVIDEAGQFSLANTLAVSVAGTRLLLLGDPQQLPQVTQGAHPEPVDQSALGWLAAGHATLPVSLGYFLADTWRMHPDLCRAVSNLSYEGRLASAPAASLRELEVLAPGVETVFVNHTGNATASKEEAAEVVSQARRHLGLKWTCGPETESRPLGQQDLLVVAAYNAQVHLIRRHLAEAGLPDVRVGTVDKFQGQEAPVVLVSMACSAVSEAPRGAEFLLNRNRINVAVSRGQWRAVIIRSPDLTSYMPHKPAGLEELGAFIGLSPRD; encoded by the coding sequence GTGTTTCTGCTGGACGCTGCCGGTCATCATGCCGGATCCGCTGCGCCGCCGGACCTGGTCTTCTCCGCCAGCGACCTTGTGGCAGCTTCCGAGTGTGAGTACCGCACGCTGCGAATCCTGGACGAAAAGCTGGGGCGTACTCCCAAGGCAGAGTTCCCGGTCGATGAGATGCAGAAGCGCGCCGGCGAACTGGGCGACCGGCATGAACAGACCGTGCTGGCCAGCCTGGTGGCCAAGTACGGCCAATGGGACGCGGGCCGCGGGTCCGGCGTCTACTCACTGGACCGCGGCCAAAACCTCCGGGGCGAGCTTCAGGCGAAACACGCAGAGACCGAACTTGCCCTGCGGTCCGGGGCGGACGTCGTGTTCCAGGCCACCTTCTTCGACGGCGAGTTCCTTGGTTACGCGGATTTCCTGGTCAATGAGGCGGCAGGCACCGGGAACCCCGGCCGGTACGAGGTCTGGGACACCAAACTTGCCCGGCACGCCAAGGTGGGGGCCCTGCTGCAGCTGGCTGCCTACGGCGACCAGCTCCTCGGGATGGGGCTGGATCCCTCCCCCGCCGTCACGCTGGTCCTCGGCACCCGCGTCGGCGACGATTGGCTGCGGAGCAGCCATTCCCTGCCGGACCTGCTGCCCGTTTTCCGTGAACGACGGCGGCGCTTCCGCCAACTCACAGCCACCCACCGGGCGGCCGATGGTCCCGTCCAGTGGCAGCAGCCCGGCGTCGTGCATTGCGGGCGCTGCGACTACTGCGCCGAGCAGGTGAAGTTGCACAGGGATCTGCTGATGGTGGCGGGCATGTCCGTGGTCCAGCGACGGAAACTTCATGCTGCGAAGATCACCAGCATCGATGAACTGGCAGCCATGCCGGCCGGCGAAGCCAGGAACTCCGTGGCCCGGCTCCGCGCCCAGGCGAGGATGCAGCTGGGCCTGGACCAGCCCGCAGGCTCGAGGACATTTACCAAGGATGGCCAGCCGCACACGGTCTCCTACACGGTCCTTCCGGACAACACCATCGGATCGCTGCCCGCCCCCAGTGCCGGGGACATCTTCTTCGACTTCGAGGGCGATCCGCTGTGGCAGGACCCGGCCACCGGCGCGTGGGGCATTGAGTACCTCTTTGGCGTCATCGAGGCCCCGGTGCCTGGTGCGGAAGGCGATCCCGTCTTCCGCCCGTTCTGGGCGCACTCCCGTTCCGGGGAGCGCCGCGCCTTCCTGGACTTCCTGGACTACGTGGAAAAGCGGCGTGCCCGGTACCCGGACATGCACGTTTACCACTACGCCCCGTACGAAAAGACCGCGCTGCGGAACCTTTCGCTTGCGCACCAGGCGGGCGAGGACACGGTGGATGACTGGCTCCGGCAGGGGCTGCTGGTGGACCTGTACGCCACGGTGCGGCATTCCCTTCGGATCTCGGAGGCGTCGTACTCCATCAAGAAGCTTGAACCGCTGTACATGGGAGACAACCTCCGGTCCGGGGAAGTCAAGGACGCCGGCGCTTCGGTGGTGGCCTACGCCGCCTATTGTGCCGCCCGCGATGAAGGGCGGCAGGACGAGGCCGACACCATCCTGGCGTCGATTTCCGACTACAACCGGTACGACTGCCTCTCCACCCTTCGGCTGCGTGACTGGTTGCTTCGAATCGCTTCCGTGGCCCGTGCGGACGCCCAAGCGTCAGGGGACGCCCCTGCGGCGGCTGCTTTGACCGTTGCTCCCCCGACAGATCCCGCAGTCGACGGACGCCAGGATGCACAGGACGAAACCGCCGAAGAACGTCGGCTCCGCGAGTATCTTGCCGGCCTGCCGGACAACCGCCCGTGGACTGACGACGAGCGTGCCATCGCCATGGTTGCGGCAGCCACCGGATATCACCGGCGTGAGCGCAAGCAGTTCTGGTGGCAACACTTCGACCGGGTCGAGGCGCCGCTGGAAAACTGGTCCGACCAACGCAACGTGTTCGTTGTATCGTCAGCGGAAGTCGTCTCGGACTGGGCGTTGGCCAAGCCCCGGGAACGGATGCAAACCCGCGTCCTGAAGCTCCGAGGCACCATGACGGAGGGCTCCGATTTCCGCGCCGACTCCAACTGGTGCCGGCTGTACGACGCCCCGGGACCTGATGGCATGACCGCCCCGGACGCTGCCCCGGGGACCAGGGCCTACTCCTTCGGGACCAGGATCAGCGAACTGGAGCCGGCACCGGACAGCCCGGAACACTTCGTGACCATTGCCGAGCGGGAGACCGGGAAAGTTCGCGCCTATCCGCACCTTCCGGTGGCACTCACGGAGGACCAGCCCCTGGCCACCGCCAGCATTGAAGCAGCCATCGCGGACATCGCCAGCGCTGTCGGGGCTTCGGTGCCGTCCCTCCCCGCGCAACCGGGCCTGGACATCCTGCGCAAGTTGCCGCCGCGGTTCCACTCGCTGCCAGGGCCGGCGGACGTCCGGCATGGCGACGATGGTTCAGCCGATTACGCGCCGGCCATCACCGAATCTTTGCGGGACCTGGACCACTCCTATCTGGCCGTCCAGGGTCCGCCAGGGACAGGCAAAACCTACGTTGGTGCCCATGTCATCGGCAGGCTGGTGGCCGAGGGCTGGAAGGTCGGGGTGGTTGCCCAGTCCCACAACGTGGTGGAAAACCTGCTCTGCCGGGCAATCGAAACCGGCGGAGTGGACCCCCAGGTGGTGGGCAAGAAACTGGCCGCACCCCATCCTGTCCCCTGGAACCTCACCTCAGAAGGCGACGTGTCCCGCCTGCTGGCATCCCCGGGCGGATGCCTGGTGGGCGGCACCGCCTGGACCATGACCGGCAAGGAAGTCCCCGCCGGGTCCCTCGATCTCCTGGTCATTGACGAGGCCGGGCAGTTCTCGCTGGCCAACACCCTGGCGGTCAGCGTCGCGGGTACGCGGCTGCTCCTGCTTGGCGATCCCCAGCAGCTCCCGCAAGTCACCCAGGGCGCGCACCCGGAACCAGTGGACCAGTCCGCGCTTGGCTGGCTCGCGGCCGGCCACGCCACCCTTCCCGTAAGCCTGGGCTACTTCCTCGCCGATACCTGGCGGATGCATCCGGACCTGTGCCGGGCAGTGTCGAACCTCAGCTACGAGGGAAGGCTGGCATCGGCTCCGGCCGCGTCCCTTCGCGAACTGGAGGTCCTGGCGCCCGGGGTGGAGACGGTGTTCGTCAACCACACCGGCAACGCCACCGCGTCAAAAGAAGAAGCTGCAGAAGTGGTAAGCCAGGCCCGCCGGCACCTTGGCCTGAAATGGACCTGCGGCCCGGAGACCGAATCCCGCCCCCTCGGGCAGCAGGACCTGCTGGTGGTGGCCGCCTACAACGCCCAGGTCCACCTGATCCGCAGGCACCTGGCGGAGGCCGGACTGCCCGATGTCCGGGTGGGCACCGTGGACAAGTTCCAGGGCCAGGAAGCTCCCGTGGTGCTGGTCTCCATGGCATGCTCGGCCGTGTCAGAGGCTCCGCGGGGAGCGGAGTTCCTGCTCAACCGGAACCGCATCAACGTGGCGGTGTCCCGCGGCCAGTGGCGCGCGGTCATCATCCGTTCCCCCGACCTCACCAGCTACATGCCGCACAAGCCCGCGGGGCTGGAGGAACTCGGGGCCTTCATCGGGCTTAGTCCGCGGGATTAG
- a CDS encoding MSMEG_6728 family protein: MQTFLPYPDFRQSAKALDTARLGKQRVEALQTLRALVIPGYGWQTHPAIRMWMGHVPALTMYGLAMVDEWIERGHPDNTRANIAEFAPQAAHPDYAAKIILPPWLGDPDFHLSHRSKLVHKEPKFYTSVFPDAIPDMDYVWPEPRHEFLPQEPEGDILWILREPHDDVDPQSLRTVALPPVNRSAAAAAAMSAGDDGYSPVYVDDGSRRPSRAPRKAPPKPQEKKPTRKRAAQEEAFRTLPGKTPVAVPFENGARFAVGQVVGRPITLDDGRFGRNFEVMEIIDRSAFAYPALLQDPRVFFPVEAP; this comes from the coding sequence ATGCAAACCTTCCTCCCGTACCCTGACTTCCGCCAAAGCGCCAAAGCCCTGGACACTGCACGGCTGGGCAAGCAGCGGGTTGAAGCGCTGCAGACCCTCCGCGCCCTGGTGATTCCCGGGTACGGTTGGCAGACCCACCCCGCGATCCGCATGTGGATGGGCCACGTGCCGGCCCTCACCATGTATGGGCTGGCGATGGTGGACGAATGGATCGAACGTGGCCACCCGGACAACACCCGGGCGAACATCGCCGAGTTTGCGCCGCAGGCTGCCCATCCGGACTACGCCGCCAAGATCATCCTGCCGCCCTGGCTCGGGGACCCCGACTTCCACCTGAGCCACCGTTCCAAGCTGGTGCACAAGGAACCGAAGTTCTACACGTCCGTTTTCCCGGACGCCATTCCGGACATGGACTACGTCTGGCCCGAACCCCGGCACGAATTCCTGCCGCAGGAACCGGAGGGGGACATTCTCTGGATCCTGCGGGAGCCGCATGACGACGTCGACCCCCAGTCGCTCAGGACCGTTGCGCTTCCGCCGGTGAACCGGAGCGCTGCTGCCGCGGCCGCGATGTCGGCCGGAGATGACGGTTACTCCCCTGTCTACGTGGACGACGGGTCCCGCCGGCCGTCACGGGCGCCCAGGAAGGCGCCCCCGAAGCCTCAGGAGAAGAAGCCCACCCGCAAGCGCGCGGCGCAGGAGGAGGCGTTCCGGACCCTCCCGGGGAAGACGCCGGTTGCGGTTCCGTTCGAGAACGGAGCCAGGTTCGCCGTGGGACAGGTCGTGGGGCGCCCCATCACCCTCGATGACGGCCGCTTTGGCAGGAATTTCGAGGTCATGGAGATCATTGACCGCTCCGCGTTCGCGTACCCGGCGCTGTTGCAGGATCCGCGCGTGTTCTTCCCGGTTGAGGCGCCGTAG
- a CDS encoding transglycosylase family protein: MKNTKFRTAARRGVTLAAVSAAGLALSATAANAATPTSTWDALAQCESGGNWSINTGNGFSGGLQFTSSTWAAYGGTGSPADATREQQIAVAERVQASQGWGAWPSCASQLGLSGGGGAPVQSAPVQAAPTQSVQVQSAPAQSAPVKQAPAPRHATSVALSGETYTLQAGDTLSIVADKLGIQGGWQHLADANLDTISDPNLVFEGQVIQLPA, encoded by the coding sequence ATGAAAAACACCAAATTCCGTACTGCCGCACGCCGTGGAGTCACCCTGGCCGCCGTCTCCGCGGCAGGTTTGGCCCTCTCAGCCACGGCGGCCAACGCAGCCACCCCGACCTCCACCTGGGATGCACTCGCCCAGTGCGAGAGCGGCGGCAATTGGTCCATCAACACCGGTAACGGCTTCTCCGGCGGCCTGCAGTTTACCTCCAGCACCTGGGCCGCTTACGGCGGAACCGGCTCCCCCGCGGATGCCACCCGTGAACAGCAGATCGCGGTAGCGGAGCGGGTCCAGGCCTCCCAGGGTTGGGGTGCCTGGCCCTCCTGCGCGTCCCAGCTCGGCCTGAGCGGTGGCGGCGGAGCCCCGGTCCAGAGCGCGCCCGTCCAGGCTGCTCCCACGCAGAGCGTCCAGGTTCAAAGTGCCCCGGCTCAAAGTGCTCCGGTTAAGCAGGCACCGGCGCCGCGGCATGCTACGTCGGTTGCCCTTAGCGGCGAGACCTACACGCTTCAGGCCGGGGATACCTTGAGCATTGTTGCCGACAAGCTGGGCATCCAGGGCGGCTGGCAGCATCTTGCCGACGCCAACCTGGACACCATTTCGGATCCGAACCTCGTGTTCGAGGGACAGGTTATCCAGCTTCCCGCGTAA